Proteins co-encoded in one Chlorogloeopsis sp. ULAP01 genomic window:
- a CDS encoding ABC transporter permease — protein sequence MTTTRISVEASRDWLVRLITSETFLYVIKRALQALLTLLLASALSFFIIQLAPGDYVDTLRQNPKISPERIEELQQQFGLDKSWPEQYFLWLWRILTKGDFGTSFVYQRSVASLIWERVPATLLLAIASLIITWAIAIPLGIVAAVKQNRFTDRILQVVSYAGQGFPSFITALLLLIFAQMTAPLFPVGGITSINHGDLTWFGKILDVGWHMILPTIALSITSFAGLQRITRGELLDVLRQDYIQTARAKGLPENRVIYVHALRNAINPLITLLGFELAGLLSGAFIAEFFFNWPGLGRLTLQAVQAQDLYLLMASLIMGAVLLIVGNLIADLLLKVADPRIRLENLN from the coding sequence ATGACTACTACGAGAATTTCGGTGGAGGCAAGTCGGGATTGGCTGGTAAGGCTGATTACAAGTGAGACTTTTCTTTATGTCATCAAGCGAGCATTGCAGGCTTTGTTGACTTTGTTATTGGCGTCGGCGTTGTCGTTTTTTATCATTCAACTTGCTCCTGGTGATTATGTAGATACACTACGGCAAAACCCAAAAATTTCTCCGGAACGCATTGAGGAACTTCAGCAACAATTTGGATTGGATAAATCTTGGCCAGAGCAGTATTTTCTTTGGCTTTGGCGAATCCTGACTAAAGGAGATTTTGGCACAAGTTTTGTTTACCAGCGCTCCGTAGCCTCACTGATTTGGGAACGAGTACCTGCAACTTTGTTATTGGCGATCGCATCTTTGATTATTACTTGGGCGATCGCTATTCCATTGGGCATTGTTGCTGCCGTCAAACAAAATCGTTTTACCGATAGGATTTTGCAAGTGGTTAGTTATGCTGGACAAGGATTTCCTAGTTTCATCACTGCCCTGTTACTGTTAATTTTTGCCCAAATGACAGCCCCACTCTTCCCAGTCGGTGGCATAACTAGCATCAATCACGGTGATCTGACATGGTTTGGTAAAATACTCGATGTCGGCTGGCATATGATCTTACCTACCATCGCTTTGAGTATCACCAGCTTTGCTGGTTTACAGCGCATTACTCGCGGTGAACTACTTGATGTGTTGCGCCAAGATTACATTCAAACAGCCCGTGCGAAGGGATTGCCAGAAAATCGAGTTATTTATGTTCACGCTCTGCGCAACGCCATTAACCCGTTAATTACTTTATTGGGTTTTGAATTGGCAGGTTTACTAAGCGGTGCATTCATTGCCGAATTTTTCTTTAACTGGCCTGGTTTAGGAAGGTTAACACTACAGGCAGTACAAGCTCAAGATTTATATTTATTGATGGCAAGTTTGATCATGGGTGCAGTTTTGCTGATCGTGGGCAATTTAATAGCAGATTTACTACTGAAAGTTGCCGATCCTCGCATCCGTTTAGAAAATCTCAATTAG
- a CDS encoding adenine phosphoribosyltransferase, translating to MDLKSLIRDIPDFPKPGIVFRDITTLLRDPEGLRHTIDLFTQKILDARLKADYVVGMESRGFMFGTPLAYKIGAGFIPVRKPGKLPAAVHSIEYELEYGTDCLEMHQDALQPECRVLIVDDLIATGGTASATAQLVQKIGCELVGFGFIIELRDLQGRKNLPDVPIITLVEY from the coding sequence ATGGATCTGAAGTCTCTGATTCGTGATATTCCAGATTTTCCTAAACCCGGAATTGTATTTCGGGATATCACTACACTTTTGCGCGATCCAGAAGGTTTGCGCCATACTATTGACTTATTCACACAAAAGATTCTCGATGCCAGGCTGAAGGCAGATTACGTGGTGGGAATGGAGTCACGAGGCTTTATGTTTGGCACGCCTCTGGCTTATAAAATCGGAGCAGGTTTTATCCCTGTTCGCAAACCAGGTAAGCTACCAGCAGCAGTGCATTCTATTGAGTATGAACTGGAATATGGTACAGACTGCTTGGAAATGCATCAAGATGCTTTGCAACCAGAGTGCCGAGTCTTGATTGTAGACGATTTGATCGCCACAGGTGGAACCGCCAGTGCAACAGCACAGCTAGTACAGAAAATAGGCTGCGAACTGGTCGGGTTTGGGTTTATCATCGAGCTACGGGATTTACAAGGGCGTAAAAATCTGCCGGACGTGCCGATTATCACCCTGGTTGAATATTAG